A portion of the Ruminococcus albus AD2013 genome contains these proteins:
- a CDS encoding RNA-guided endonuclease InsQ/TnpB family protein codes for MLKSFKTEISPTLEQKAKINKTIGTCRYVYNFYLTHNKELYDKGEKFMSGKSFSVWLNNEYLPNNPDKLWIKEVSSKSVKKSIEDGCAAFTKFFKHQSGYPNYKKKDKSDVKMYFVKNNPKDCACERHRINIPTLGWVKLKEKGYIPTTKDGWKIKSGTVSKKAGRYYVSALVEIPDNKITKNSSEGIGIDLGLKDLAIISNGKTFKNINKSGKVKKLEKQLRREQRCLSRKYENLKKGESTQKNIQKQKLKVQKLYHRIDNIRTDYINKTIAEIVKTKPSYITIEDLNVKGMMKNRHLSKTVAAQKFYEFRAKLQVKCNENGIELRVVDRWYPSSKICHCCGCIKKDLRLSDRIYRCSCGYVEDRDLNAALNLKDAMTYEVA; via the coding sequence TTGCTAAAGAGCTTCAAGACGGAAATTAGTCCAACATTGGAACAGAAAGCTAAAATCAATAAGACTATTGGAACTTGCAGATACGTTTATAACTTTTATCTTACTCATAACAAAGAACTTTACGATAAAGGCGAAAAGTTCATGAGTGGAAAGAGTTTTAGCGTCTGGCTAAATAACGAATATCTTCCAAATAATCCAGATAAACTATGGATTAAGGAAGTAAGTTCTAAATCTGTAAAGAAATCTATTGAAGATGGATGTGCTGCTTTTACAAAATTTTTTAAGCATCAAAGCGGTTATCCCAACTATAAGAAAAAGGATAAATCTGATGTGAAAATGTATTTTGTAAAGAATAATCCAAAAGATTGTGCTTGTGAAAGACATAGAATAAATATCCCTACTCTTGGTTGGGTAAAACTTAAAGAAAAGGGTTATATACCAACAACTAAAGATGGTTGGAAAATCAAAAGCGGTACAGTTTCTAAAAAAGCAGGAAGATATTATGTATCTGCACTTGTAGAAATACCTGACAACAAAATCACCAAAAACAGCAGCGAAGGTATCGGTATTGATTTAGGATTAAAGGATTTAGCGATTATTTCTAATGGTAAAACATTCAAGAATATCAACAAGTCTGGCAAAGTTAAGAAACTTGAAAAACAATTACGAAGAGAGCAAAGATGTCTTTCTCGCAAATATGAAAATTTAAAGAAAGGAGAGTCCACTCAAAAAAATATACAAAAACAAAAGCTCAAAGTACAGAAACTTTATCATAGGATAGATAATATCCGTACTGACTACATCAATAAGACAATCGCTGAGATAGTAAAAACCAAGCCATCTTATATAACGATTGAGGATTTGAATGTAAAAGGAATGATGAAGAACAGGCATCTTTCAAAAACGGTTGCGGCACAGAAGTTTTATGAATTCAGAGCGAAACTTCAGGTCAAATGCAACGAAAATGGTATTGAATTAAGAGTTGTAGACAGATGGTATCCATCATCTAAAATTTGCCACTGTTGCGGATGCATCAAGAAAGATTTAAGGCTTTCAGATAGAATCTATAGATGCAGTTGTGGTTATGTCGAAGACAGAGATCTCAATGCTGCCCTTAATTTGAAAGATGCCATGACTTACGAAGTTGCATAA